The following proteins come from a genomic window of Kitasatospora sp. NBC_01246:
- a CDS encoding DUF6777 domain-containing protein, whose product MSSQPPLSGPPSGPPSGPLSGPPSSGPPGPPSVPPSGPSGPGGSSGGSSAGGPGGRPTPWWRSRTKLALAGGTAALAVLATVLIVNSGGGGSGTPSDAIPAANEVALQTPGDPGPAPFTQSVETTAVSSPASAPGSPGGATKSTAAASPSGIRTVQGSSAGLYAGEKSKPACDVERLISMTSTGDTGRAWAAAQGIEQSAIPGYLRSLTSAYLRVDTRVTNHSYKGGASVAYQSVLQAGTAVLVDAQGVPRVRCSCGNPLKPPELVSDAKYTGKSWTGFQPSSLVIVVAAPKPVTELVLVDITTGGWFARLTGQIKVVDKTVQPPEVLVPGIPPAAPMKPVSPSASMSGSTSGSGSPSTSGSTSGSTGPSTGSASASSSSGTPSGPSSGPSSSASTGSASASSSTKSAGPTSSSPPGPSTASVTPSTATASANSATASGPTVATATCATVAPSTLPPCPGASGSTPS is encoded by the coding sequence ATGAGTTCCCAACCGCCCCTCTCCGGGCCCCCGTCCGGCCCGCCGTCCGGCCCGCTCTCCGGGCCGCCGTCCAGCGGCCCGCCGGGACCGCCGTCCGTTCCCCCGTCCGGGCCGTCCGGGCCGGGCGGCTCCTCCGGCGGCTCCTCTGCCGGTGGGCCGGGCGGGCGTCCGACGCCGTGGTGGCGGTCCCGCACGAAGCTGGCGCTGGCCGGGGGCACCGCGGCGCTGGCCGTGCTGGCGACGGTGCTGATCGTCAACAGCGGCGGCGGTGGGAGCGGTACCCCCAGCGATGCCATCCCGGCCGCGAACGAGGTGGCGCTGCAGACTCCGGGCGATCCGGGACCGGCGCCGTTCACCCAGTCGGTCGAGACCACCGCGGTCTCCTCTCCCGCGTCGGCCCCGGGCAGTCCGGGCGGCGCCACGAAGAGCACCGCCGCGGCCTCGCCGAGCGGCATCCGCACCGTGCAGGGCTCCTCGGCCGGACTCTACGCCGGTGAGAAGTCCAAGCCGGCCTGCGACGTCGAACGGCTGATCTCCATGACGTCGACCGGGGACACCGGCCGGGCCTGGGCGGCCGCCCAGGGAATCGAGCAGTCCGCCATCCCGGGCTATCTGCGCTCGCTGACCTCCGCCTACCTGCGGGTGGACACCCGGGTCACCAACCACAGCTACAAGGGCGGGGCGTCGGTCGCCTACCAGTCGGTGCTGCAGGCCGGCACCGCCGTCCTGGTCGACGCGCAGGGCGTACCGCGGGTGCGCTGCAGCTGCGGGAACCCGCTGAAGCCGCCGGAGCTGGTGAGCGACGCCAAGTACACGGGCAAGTCGTGGACCGGCTTCCAGCCGTCCTCGCTGGTCATCGTGGTGGCGGCGCCGAAGCCGGTGACGGAGCTCGTCCTGGTGGACATCACCACCGGCGGCTGGTTCGCCCGGTTGACCGGGCAGATCAAGGTGGTGGACAAGACGGTCCAGCCGCCGGAGGTCCTGGTGCCGGGCATCCCGCCGGCCGCTCCGATGAAGCCGGTCTCCCCGTCGGCGTCGATGTCGGGCTCCACCTCGGGTTCGGGCTCGCCCTCGACCTCCGGCTCGACCTCGGGCTCGACCGGTCCGTCGACCGGGTCGGCCTCGGCCTCCAGCTCCTCGGGCACGCCGTCCGGGCCGTCCTCCGGCCCGTCGTCCTCGGCGAGCACCGGTTCGGCGTCGGCCTCGTCGTCGACCAAGTCCGCCGGCCCCACCTCGTCCTCGCCGCCCGGCCCGTCCACCGCCAGCGTGACGCCCTCCACGGCGACGGCGTCCGCGAACTCGGCGACGGCGTCCGGGCCGACGGTGGCCACGGCGACCTGTGCGACCGTCGCGCCCTCGACCCTCCCGCCGTGCCCCGGCGCCTCGGGCAGCACGCCCAGCTGA
- a CDS encoding SRPBCC domain-containing protein, producing the protein MSSGRLDHTHEGTSPTDGKPQVVHGSFALQVGFSAPPEQVFAAFAEPALRIRWFRLPGSSKHATHALDFRVGGSEVATNLFVSGDIEERLEYRSRFHDIVPGERIVYVYEAHVDGLRRWVSLVTLELVAQGAGSRLDWTEQYAYLVLSGDGTQDTAHLQGGTRLMLNGLSAVVDPERYRGLAKIRPEES; encoded by the coding sequence GTGAGCTCTGGCCGCCTTGATCACACACATGAAGGCACTTCTCCGACCGACGGGAAACCGCAGGTCGTCCACGGTTCCTTCGCCCTGCAGGTCGGCTTCTCGGCGCCGCCGGAGCAGGTCTTCGCGGCCTTCGCCGAGCCCGCGCTGCGCATCCGCTGGTTCCGCCTCCCCGGCTCCTCGAAGCACGCCACCCACGCGCTGGACTTCCGGGTCGGCGGCAGCGAGGTGGCGACCAACCTGTTCGTCTCCGGGGACATCGAGGAGCGACTCGAATACCGCTCCCGGTTCCACGACATCGTGCCCGGCGAGCGCATCGTCTACGTGTACGAGGCCCACGTGGACGGCCTGCGCCGCTGGGTCTCCCTGGTGACGCTCGAACTCGTCGCCCAGGGCGCCGGATCCCGGCTCGACTGGACCGAGCAGTACGCGTACCTGGTGCTGAGCGGGGACGGCACCCAGGACACCGCCCACCTCCAGGGCGGCACCCGGCTGATGCTCAACGGACTGTCCGCCGTGGTCGACCCGGAGCGCTACCGGGGCCTGGCGAAGATCCGCCCCGAAGAGTCCTGA
- a CDS encoding type II 3-dehydroquinate dehydratase, translating to MTTMLLLNGPNLGILGQREPEIYGTDTLADIEKAVAEEVSGVGWEVRSIQHDSEGDLVRAIHEHRLSSVGAVVNPGALMIAGWSLRDALASYPQPWVEVHLSNVWAREQFRHESVIAPLAGGVVVGLGAFGYRLAARALVHLTAADR from the coding sequence ATGACCACGATGCTTCTCCTGAACGGCCCCAACCTCGGGATCCTCGGCCAGCGCGAGCCGGAGATCTACGGCACCGACACGCTGGCCGACATCGAGAAGGCCGTCGCCGAGGAGGTGAGCGGCGTGGGCTGGGAGGTCCGCTCGATCCAGCACGACTCCGAGGGCGACCTCGTCCGGGCCATCCACGAGCACCGGCTCAGCAGTGTCGGCGCGGTGGTCAACCCCGGCGCGCTGATGATCGCCGGGTGGAGCCTGCGCGACGCGCTGGCGAGCTATCCGCAGCCCTGGGTCGAGGTGCACCTGAGCAACGTCTGGGCGCGCGAGCAGTTCCGGCACGAGTCGGTGATCGCCCCGCTGGCCGGCGGTGTGGTGGTCGGGCTCGGCGCCTTCGGCTACCGCCTGGCGGCCCGCGCCCTGGTGCACCTGACCGCCGCCGACCGCTGA
- a CDS encoding thioesterase II family protein yields MAQATTAHYEKWVSVFHPVPTSTVRLVCLPYAGGSASFFFPVSRVLAPKGIEVLAIQYPGRQMRHQEPGIDNIPEFADEIFAAVRHLDDKPLALFGHSMGAVLAYEVALRLRRAGLPAPVRLFASGRRAPSRYRDENVHTGSDADVVAELKALSGTSQLMLADPENLAMILPAIRSDYTAIERYRHDPDQRLDCPLTVLAGDSDPRVSIDEARAWEEHTTGATELEVLPGGHFFLADRSAEVIELLARRLTGQDAATNR; encoded by the coding sequence ATGGCCCAAGCGACGACCGCCCACTACGAGAAGTGGGTCAGTGTCTTCCACCCGGTGCCGACGAGCACCGTGCGGCTCGTCTGCCTGCCCTACGCCGGCGGGTCCGCGAGCTTCTTCTTCCCGGTGTCGCGGGTGCTCGCCCCGAAGGGGATCGAGGTGCTGGCGATCCAGTACCCGGGCCGTCAGATGCGCCACCAGGAGCCGGGCATCGACAACATCCCGGAGTTCGCGGACGAGATCTTCGCGGCGGTGCGCCACCTGGACGACAAGCCGCTGGCGCTGTTCGGCCACAGCATGGGCGCGGTGCTCGCGTACGAGGTGGCCCTGCGCCTGCGGCGGGCCGGACTCCCGGCACCGGTACGGCTGTTCGCCTCCGGCCGGCGGGCGCCGTCCCGCTACCGCGACGAGAACGTCCACACCGGCTCGGACGCCGACGTGGTGGCCGAGCTCAAGGCGCTGAGCGGTACCAGCCAGCTCATGCTGGCCGATCCGGAGAACCTGGCGATGATCCTGCCGGCCATCCGCAGCGACTACACCGCCATCGAGCGCTACCGGCACGACCCCGACCAGCGGCTGGACTGCCCGCTGACGGTGCTCGCCGGCGACAGCGACCCGCGGGTGTCGATCGACGAGGCGCGGGCCTGGGAGGAGCACACCACCGGGGCGACCGAGCTGGAGGTCCTCCCCGGCGGACACTTCTTCCTCGCCGACCGGAGCGCCGAGGTGATCGAGCTGCTGGCCCGGAGACTCACCGGGCAGGACGCCGCAACCAACCGCTGA
- a CDS encoding alpha/beta fold hydrolase: MRLKLHEVGDGDKVALLVHSIISSSDTWSRVAPRLADRGYRVIMPDLRGHGESPQADSYSPELLAADLVESLPAGADLAIGHSFGASVLSLAVEGLRPAKVVYSDPAWRFTEKAVAEIREFAQFTKVATAEAIRPMFLRWQPEDIEAELAGYARWDVRAVDWLESSHSYVPARPVVPSLVQGAGDHHLVPDELAETLRASGFEVRYVPDTGHCIHRDDLDGFLASLEGWI, encoded by the coding sequence ATGAGGCTCAAGCTCCACGAAGTCGGCGACGGCGACAAGGTCGCCCTGCTCGTCCACAGCATCATCTCGTCGTCGGACACCTGGAGCCGGGTGGCGCCCCGGCTGGCCGACCGCGGCTACCGGGTGATCATGCCGGACCTGCGCGGCCACGGCGAGAGCCCGCAGGCCGACTCCTACTCGCCGGAGCTGCTCGCCGCCGACCTGGTGGAGTCGCTGCCGGCCGGCGCGGACCTCGCGATCGGCCACTCCTTCGGCGCCTCGGTGCTCTCGCTGGCGGTGGAGGGGCTGCGCCCGGCCAAGGTGGTCTACAGCGACCCCGCCTGGCGTTTCACCGAGAAGGCGGTCGCGGAGATCCGCGAGTTCGCCCAGTTCACCAAGGTGGCGACCGCCGAGGCCATCCGCCCGATGTTCCTGCGCTGGCAGCCCGAGGACATCGAGGCCGAGCTCGCCGGGTACGCGCGGTGGGACGTCCGGGCCGTCGACTGGCTGGAGAGCTCGCACAGCTACGTACCGGCCCGCCCGGTCGTGCCCTCGCTGGTCCAGGGCGCCGGCGACCACCACCTCGTCCCGGACGAGCTGGCCGAGACCCTGCGCGCGAGCGGGTTCGAGGTGCGGTACGTGCCGGACACCGGCCACTGCATCCACCGGGACGACCTGGACGGCTTCCTGGCCTCCCTCGAAGGCTGGATCTGA
- a CDS encoding cation:proton antiporter, with protein sequence MRTAAPVPTIGQHSLLVFLLQVAVLLLLALVLGRLAQRFNLPAVAGELCAGVLLGPSVLEPLLPGFSDWLLPQKPDQLHLLDAVGQLGVLLLVGVTGAELKFALVRRRGLTAARVSIAGLLLPLGLGIGTGYLLPRSFLPSGADPAVFALFLGVAMCVTAIPVIAKTLLDMKLLHRDIGQLILAAGVVDDVVGWFLLSVVSAMATAGLTAGVVTTAVLYPIGVVVFALVVGRPLVGRALRAAGRSEGPMPTIATAVVLVLFSAAATQAMHLEAIFGAFVCGVLIGTSGELDPAKLEPLRTTVLAFLAPLFFATAGLRMDLTALGRPTVLGVAVAVLAVAIFGKFVGAFIGARLSRLNRWEALALGAGMNSRGVVEVIVAMTGLRLGVLNTETYTIIILVAIVTSLMAPPILRYAMTRAEEVAGAELGLGDQHTDPVQTPDRAPGAIRVSDQRGDS encoded by the coding sequence ATGCGAACCGCCGCACCCGTGCCGACGATCGGCCAGCACTCGCTCCTGGTGTTCCTCCTCCAGGTCGCCGTGCTGCTCCTCCTGGCACTCGTCCTCGGCCGGCTGGCCCAGCGCTTCAACCTGCCCGCGGTGGCCGGTGAGCTGTGCGCGGGCGTCCTGCTCGGGCCCTCGGTCCTCGAACCGCTGCTGCCGGGCTTCTCCGACTGGCTGCTGCCGCAGAAGCCGGACCAGCTGCACCTGCTGGACGCCGTCGGGCAGCTCGGCGTGCTGCTGCTCGTCGGGGTCACCGGCGCGGAGCTGAAGTTCGCCCTGGTCCGCCGGCGCGGGCTGACCGCGGCCCGGGTCAGCATCGCCGGCCTGCTGCTGCCGCTGGGCCTCGGGATCGGCACCGGCTACCTGCTGCCGCGGTCCTTCCTGCCGAGCGGCGCGGACCCGGCGGTGTTCGCGCTCTTCCTCGGCGTGGCGATGTGCGTCACGGCGATCCCGGTGATCGCCAAGACCCTGCTGGACATGAAGCTGCTGCACCGCGACATCGGCCAGCTCATCCTGGCCGCGGGCGTGGTCGACGACGTGGTGGGCTGGTTCCTGCTCTCCGTCGTCTCGGCGATGGCCACCGCCGGGCTGACCGCCGGGGTGGTCACCACCGCGGTGCTGTACCCGATCGGCGTGGTGGTCTTCGCCCTGGTGGTCGGCCGCCCGCTGGTCGGCCGGGCCCTGCGCGCGGCCGGCCGGTCGGAGGGCCCGATGCCGACGATCGCCACCGCCGTGGTGCTGGTGCTGTTCAGCGCGGCGGCGACGCAGGCGATGCACCTGGAGGCCATCTTCGGAGCCTTCGTCTGCGGTGTGCTGATCGGCACCAGCGGCGAGCTGGACCCTGCGAAGCTGGAGCCGCTGCGGACCACGGTGCTGGCCTTCCTGGCCCCGCTCTTCTTCGCCACCGCCGGCCTGCGGATGGACCTCACCGCGCTGGGCCGCCCGACCGTCCTGGGCGTCGCGGTCGCGGTGCTCGCCGTGGCGATCTTCGGCAAGTTCGTGGGGGCCTTCATCGGGGCCAGGCTCAGCCGGCTCAACCGCTGGGAGGCGCTGGCGCTCGGTGCCGGGATGAACTCCCGCGGCGTTGTCGAGGTGATCGTCGCGATGACCGGCCTGCGGCTCGGCGTCCTGAACACCGAGACGTACACCATCATCATCCTCGTCGCGATCGTGACCTCGCTGATGGCGCCGCCCATCCTGCGGTACGCGATGACCCGCGCCGAGGAGGTGGCCGGGGCCGAACTCGGCCTGGGCGACCAGCACACCGACCCGGTACAGACCCCCGACCGGGCACCCGGCGCGATCCGCGTCTCCGACCAGCGAGGTGACTCATGA
- a CDS encoding MFS transporter, translating to MPRTDRTGTVLLAACLGLFTVFIQTTQTIGTLGAVRADLGLDAADLVWIPSMYTLVVASVVLGGGAFADRWGRRRIFLLGALAMAAGGVVLVFAGSLSTVLLGQAVAGLGGALITPSSLALVTDAFPDPRRRAGAIAAWAAASGLGLALGPITAGLALRWSTWHTAFWLGPAIAAIAGAAALFGVTESRAEGVRLDWPGQILATGGLALLIYWLIDGGHHSYLGGAPLAAALGSAVLLAAFAVVELRRTHPLLDLRLMRDPSYSAALLLAGTVLFGFVGLAMLQVLWLQQVRGLTALQVGVQLLTEFGMFILASAVAGILGPRFGAARLIITGLLLAAAGAGLFATVEPADGFGGYAPALVLFGFGCGLAGAPSTALAVGHVPRGKEGAAAGTVNAARQVGAVLGTSVLGTLMTSRFGERLGALRNPRPQDVAQAFTDAVGRAASVAAIVLLAGAAAGALLLALARRRRPAPSPAEPEPATLTAVRASNT from the coding sequence ATGCCGCGCACTGACCGCACCGGGACCGTGCTGCTGGCCGCCTGCCTCGGCCTCTTCACCGTCTTCATCCAGACCACCCAGACCATCGGCACGCTGGGCGCGGTCCGCGCCGACCTCGGCCTCGACGCCGCGGACCTGGTCTGGATCCCGAGCATGTACACCCTGGTGGTGGCCTCCGTCGTACTGGGCGGCGGCGCGTTCGCCGACCGCTGGGGCCGCCGGCGGATCTTCCTGCTGGGCGCGCTCGCGATGGCCGCCGGCGGGGTGGTCCTGGTGTTCGCCGGGAGCCTGTCCACCGTCCTGCTCGGGCAGGCGGTGGCCGGACTCGGCGGCGCGCTGATCACCCCCAGCTCGCTCGCCCTGGTGACCGACGCCTTCCCCGACCCGCGCCGGCGGGCCGGCGCGATCGCCGCCTGGGCCGCCGCCTCCGGCCTCGGCCTCGCCCTCGGGCCGATCACGGCCGGGCTGGCGCTGCGCTGGTCGACCTGGCACACCGCGTTCTGGCTCGGCCCCGCGATCGCCGCGATCGCCGGCGCCGCCGCCCTGTTCGGCGTGACCGAGTCCCGGGCCGAGGGCGTCCGCCTGGACTGGCCCGGGCAGATCCTCGCCACCGGCGGGCTCGCCCTGCTCATCTACTGGCTGATCGACGGCGGCCACCACAGCTACCTCGGCGGCGCCCCACTGGCCGCCGCCCTCGGCTCGGCCGTCCTGCTCGCCGCCTTCGCCGTGGTCGAACTGCGCCGCACCCACCCGCTGCTCGACCTGCGGCTGATGCGCGACCCCTCGTACAGCGCGGCGCTGCTGCTGGCCGGCACCGTCCTGTTCGGCTTCGTCGGCCTCGCCATGCTCCAGGTGCTCTGGCTGCAGCAGGTGCGCGGACTGACCGCGCTCCAGGTGGGCGTCCAACTCCTCACGGAATTCGGCATGTTCATCCTGGCCTCGGCGGTCGCCGGGATCCTCGGGCCACGGTTCGGCGCGGCCCGGCTCATCATCACCGGGCTGCTGCTGGCGGCGGCGGGCGCCGGCCTGTTCGCCACCGTCGAACCGGCCGACGGGTTCGGCGGCTACGCCCCGGCGCTGGTGCTGTTCGGCTTCGGCTGCGGCCTGGCCGGCGCGCCCTCGACCGCGCTGGCGGTCGGCCATGTGCCGCGCGGCAAGGAGGGCGCGGCCGCCGGCACGGTCAACGCCGCCCGCCAGGTCGGCGCGGTGCTCGGCACCAGCGTCCTCGGCACCCTGATGACCAGCCGCTTCGGCGAGCGGCTCGGCGCCCTCCGGAACCCGCGGCCGCAGGACGTGGCCCAGGCCTTCACCGACGCCGTCGGCCGCGCGGCCTCGGTCGCCGCGATCGTCCTCCTCGCCGGCGCGGCCGCGGGCGCCCTCCTCCTCGCCCTCGCCCGGCGCCGCCGTCCCGCGCCGAGCCCGGCGGAGCCGGAGCCGGCCACCCTCACCGCGGTGCGCGCCTCGAACACCTGA
- a CDS encoding HAD-IA family hydrolase, with protein MTATSAPGSATTTDRAANPRQAVVFDLDGVIVDSFAVMGQAFSIAYAEIVGGGPAPFEEYQRHQGRYFPDIMRIMGLPLEMEAPFVRESYRLAHQVQVFDGIPELLQELRDRGLRMAVATGKAGDRARSLLDGLGLLPYFAHVIGSDEVARPKPAPDIVLRALELLDVPADQAIMIGDAPTDLASARGAGVASAAALWAGPDEAELLAAGPDVVLRRPVELLALCPALSER; from the coding sequence ATGACCGCCACATCGGCACCCGGGTCCGCCACGACCACGGACAGAGCAGCGAACCCCCGGCAGGCGGTCGTCTTCGACCTGGACGGGGTCATCGTCGACAGTTTCGCCGTGATGGGCCAGGCGTTCTCCATCGCCTACGCCGAGATCGTCGGCGGCGGCCCGGCGCCCTTCGAGGAGTACCAGCGCCACCAGGGCCGCTACTTCCCCGACATCATGCGGATCATGGGCCTGCCGCTGGAGATGGAGGCGCCCTTCGTCCGCGAGAGCTACCGGCTCGCGCACCAGGTGCAGGTCTTCGACGGCATCCCCGAACTGCTCCAGGAGCTCCGTGACCGGGGCCTGCGGATGGCCGTGGCCACCGGCAAGGCCGGCGACCGGGCCCGCTCCCTGCTCGACGGCCTTGGCCTGCTCCCGTACTTCGCCCACGTGATCGGCTCCGACGAGGTGGCCCGGCCCAAGCCCGCCCCCGACATCGTGCTGCGCGCGCTGGAGCTGCTGGACGTGCCCGCCGACCAGGCCATCATGATCGGTGACGCGCCGACCGACCTGGCCAGCGCCCGGGGCGCCGGCGTCGCCTCCGCCGCCGCCCTCTGGGCCGGTCCGGACGAGGCCGAGCTGCTCGCGGCCGGCCCCGACGTGGTGCTGCGCCGCCCGGTCGAGCTGCTCGCCCTCTGCCCGGCCCTCAGCGAGCGCTGA
- a CDS encoding ROK family protein — protein sequence MRTGENGPAPGPGGAADAEEAPRYLGIDVGGTKVALRAESATGRAEETSFAWGPGRDADHDLARLAEHVGALAARSGAPFRAVGVAMPATVGPDERVTAWPSRPEWTGLPLGPALRALFPGAAVVWADDGDLAALAEAEAAACADLLYLGVGTGIGGGLVLGGRLCPGPAHGSFELGHLVVELDGPVCVCGRRGCLQATASGPATLARAERLRGAPVTFDELRAGLRAGQSWAVTALDRTGRALAAAAVGVAELLHPRLAVLGGGFAAGIPELADRTAEHLAALARPGLAPLPVAPARLGGLSSLRGAVLLARGQ from the coding sequence ATGCGGACCGGCGAGAACGGACCGGCACCGGGGCCAGGCGGCGCGGCGGACGCTGAGGAGGCGCCGCGCTACCTCGGCATCGACGTCGGCGGCACCAAGGTCGCCCTGCGGGCGGAGTCGGCGACGGGCCGGGCCGAGGAGACCTCCTTCGCCTGGGGCCCCGGCCGCGACGCCGACCACGACCTGGCCCGGCTCGCCGAGCACGTCGGCGCGCTGGCGGCCCGGTCGGGCGCGCCCTTCCGGGCCGTCGGTGTCGCGATGCCCGCCACCGTCGGCCCGGACGAGCGGGTCACCGCCTGGCCCAGCCGGCCGGAGTGGACTGGTCTGCCCCTGGGCCCGGCACTGCGGGCGCTGTTCCCCGGGGCGGCCGTCGTCTGGGCGGACGACGGGGACCTCGCGGCCCTCGCCGAGGCCGAGGCGGCGGCCTGCGCCGACCTCCTCTACCTGGGCGTCGGCACCGGCATCGGCGGCGGCCTCGTGCTCGGCGGCCGGCTCTGCCCGGGCCCGGCGCACGGCTCCTTCGAACTCGGCCACCTGGTCGTCGAACTGGACGGCCCGGTCTGCGTCTGCGGCCGCCGGGGGTGCCTCCAGGCGACCGCCTCCGGGCCCGCCACCCTGGCCCGCGCCGAGCGGCTGCGCGGCGCGCCCGTCACCTTCGACGAGCTGCGGGCGGGGCTGCGGGCCGGGCAGTCCTGGGCCGTCACGGCACTCGACCGGACCGGCCGCGCCCTGGCCGCCGCCGCCGTGGGCGTGGCGGAGCTGCTCCACCCCCGGCTCGCCGTGCTCGGGGGCGGCTTCGCGGCCGGCATCCCCGAACTCGCCGACCGGACGGCCGAGCACCTCGCCGCGCTCGCCCGGCCGGGCCTGGCCCCGCTGCCGGTCGCCCCGGCCCGGCTGGGCGGGCTCTCCTCGCTGCGCGGCGCCGTGCTGCTGGCCCGCGGGCAGTAG
- the mhpA gene encoding bifunctional 3-(3-hydroxy-phenyl)propionate/3-hydroxycinnamic acid hydroxylase MhpA, translating to MPKVSPHEPPTGPTDTDVVVVGNGPIGAALAVLLAQHGWRTTVLERRRRPYTLPRATSFDGETARLLAACGIGPDLGRITEPASGYQWRTAAGETLLDIEFRTPGPYGWPDANTMHQPALEELLAARTARLPGITVERGRQVVGIADHGDRVLVTAEDEDGAARTVSARWVVGCDGANSFVRDHLDVPVTDLGFSYEWLLCDVELREPRAFVPTNLQICDPTRPTTLVGSGPGHRRWEFMRLPGERAAELNREETAWRLLAPFGVTPDTATLLRSTTYMFQARWADRWRAGRVLLAGDAAHLMPPFAGQGMCSGIRDVVNLSWKLDLVLRGLADEAVLDTYTGERRAQVRESILASVQLGRVICVTDPAAAAERDATVLANRHGRGPTRPEPAKPLTEGLLYSGVGDGPLRPAGEVVPQGVVDGPGGRGLFDEVVGRGFVLLLAPGADARLGAERLSFLAGLRAHVVRLLPAGRTRDGQGDGGAGESGEVRVVDTDGVYGAYLARYGASALLVRPDYHVFGAAGEPAGAAALVDGLRAGLTAAVPAGAAGHGG from the coding sequence ATGCCCAAGGTGTCACCGCACGAGCCCCCGACCGGCCCGACGGACACGGACGTGGTCGTCGTCGGCAACGGGCCGATCGGGGCCGCGCTCGCCGTCCTGCTCGCCCAGCACGGCTGGCGGACGACCGTGCTGGAACGCCGCCGGCGCCCGTACACACTGCCCCGGGCGACCAGCTTCGACGGGGAGACCGCCCGGCTGCTCGCCGCCTGCGGGATCGGCCCGGACCTCGGCCGGATCACCGAACCGGCCTCCGGCTACCAGTGGCGGACGGCGGCCGGCGAGACCCTGCTGGACATCGAGTTCCGGACCCCGGGCCCGTACGGCTGGCCGGATGCCAACACCATGCACCAGCCCGCCCTGGAGGAGCTGCTGGCCGCCCGGACCGCGCGGCTGCCCGGGATCACCGTGGAGCGCGGCCGGCAGGTCGTCGGGATCGCCGACCACGGCGACCGGGTCCTGGTGACGGCCGAGGACGAGGACGGCGCGGCGCGGACGGTCTCGGCCCGCTGGGTGGTGGGCTGCGACGGCGCCAACAGCTTCGTCCGGGACCACCTCGACGTCCCCGTCACCGACCTCGGCTTCTCCTACGAGTGGCTGCTGTGCGACGTCGAACTGCGCGAGCCGCGGGCGTTCGTACCGACCAACCTGCAGATCTGCGACCCGACCCGGCCCACCACGCTGGTGGGCAGCGGCCCCGGGCACCGGCGCTGGGAGTTCATGCGGCTGCCGGGCGAGCGGGCCGCCGAGCTGAACCGCGAGGAGACGGCCTGGCGGCTGCTCGCCCCGTTCGGGGTCACGCCGGACACCGCCACCCTGCTGCGCAGCACCACCTACATGTTCCAGGCCCGGTGGGCCGACCGCTGGCGGGCGGGCCGGGTGCTGCTGGCCGGTGACGCGGCCCATCTGATGCCGCCGTTCGCCGGGCAGGGCATGTGCTCGGGCATCCGGGACGTGGTCAACCTGTCGTGGAAGCTGGACCTCGTGCTGCGGGGTCTCGCCGACGAGGCGGTGCTCGACACCTACACCGGGGAACGCCGGGCGCAGGTCAGGGAGTCGATCCTGGCCTCGGTCCAGCTGGGCCGGGTGATCTGCGTGACCGACCCGGCCGCCGCCGCCGAGCGGGACGCCACGGTGCTGGCCAACCGGCACGGCCGGGGCCCGACCCGGCCGGAGCCGGCCAAGCCCCTCACCGAGGGCCTGCTGTACAGCGGCGTGGGCGACGGACCGCTCAGGCCGGCCGGCGAGGTCGTGCCGCAGGGGGTGGTCGACGGGCCCGGCGGCCGCGGCCTGTTCGACGAGGTGGTCGGGCGCGGCTTCGTGCTGCTGCTCGCGCCCGGGGCGGACGCCCGACTCGGCGCGGAGCGGCTCTCCTTCCTGGCCGGGCTGCGGGCGCACGTGGTGCGGCTGCTGCCGGCCGGCCGGACCCGGGACGGGCAGGGGGACGGCGGCGCCGGGGAGTCGGGCGAGGTCCGGGTGGTGGACACGGACGGCGTCTACGGGGCCTACCTGGCGCGGTACGGGGCGAGCGCGCTGCTGGTCCGCCCGGACTACCACGTGTTCGGCGCGGCCGGCGAGCCGGCGGGCGCGGCCGCGCTGGTGGACGGGCTGCGGGCCGGGCTGACAGCCGCCGTACCGGCGGGCGCGGCGGGCCACGGGGGCTGA